One Solibacillus sp. R5-41 DNA segment encodes these proteins:
- the gatA gene encoding Asp-tRNA(Asn)/Glu-tRNA(Gln) amidotransferase subunit GatA produces the protein MTVFERTSAQLQEALKTRELTITDLTSEAFARVEKLDGDVQAFLALNKEEATARAAELDQVPFEERGPLFGMPIGVKDNIVTEGLETTCASKILEGFMPIYDATIVKKLRDAGMVTIGKLNMDEFAMGSSNENSAYKTTKNPWNLNHVPGGSSGASAAAVAAGEVPFSLGSDTGGSIRQPAAYCGVVGMKPTYGRVSRFGLVAFASSLDQIGPITRNVTDNALLLEAISGVDEMDSTSADVPVPNYAAALDGNIKGLKIAVPKEFLGEGVGEAAKKSVLDALEVLKAQGATVEEVSLPHSKYALAAYYILSSSEASSNLSRFDGIRYGYRSENATNLLELYKQSRAEGFGDEVKRRIMLGTYSLSAGTYDAYYKKAQQARTLIKADYDKVFENYDVIVGPTAPTPAFEVGANIEDPMTMYANDILTIPINLAGVPAISVPCGFENGLPLGLQIIGKHFDEETIYRVAYAYEQQTDFNTQTPALWEVK, from the coding sequence ATGACAGTATTTGAGCGCACATCAGCACAATTACAAGAAGCTTTAAAAACGCGTGAACTGACAATTACAGACTTAACAAGCGAAGCATTTGCCCGCGTGGAAAAGTTGGACGGCGATGTTCAAGCATTTTTAGCTTTAAATAAAGAAGAAGCAACGGCTCGTGCAGCAGAGCTAGATCAAGTTCCTTTCGAGGAGCGCGGACCACTTTTCGGTATGCCGATTGGGGTTAAAGATAATATCGTAACAGAAGGTTTAGAAACGACTTGTGCTTCTAAAATTTTAGAAGGCTTCATGCCAATTTACGATGCAACAATCGTAAAAAAACTTCGCGATGCGGGTATGGTAACAATCGGTAAATTAAATATGGACGAATTCGCAATGGGTTCTTCAAACGAAAACTCAGCGTACAAAACAACAAAAAACCCATGGAATCTTAACCACGTACCAGGTGGATCTTCAGGTGCATCTGCAGCAGCAGTAGCAGCCGGCGAAGTGCCATTCTCGTTAGGTTCAGATACAGGTGGTTCAATCCGTCAACCGGCAGCTTACTGTGGTGTTGTAGGGATGAAACCTACATACGGTCGTGTGTCTCGTTTTGGATTAGTTGCATTTGCATCTTCATTAGATCAAATCGGACCAATTACACGTAATGTAACAGATAATGCATTATTACTAGAAGCAATCTCAGGTGTGGATGAAATGGATTCTACTTCTGCAGATGTGCCAGTACCAAACTACGCAGCAGCACTTGATGGCAACATTAAAGGCTTAAAAATTGCGGTACCTAAAGAGTTTTTAGGTGAAGGCGTTGGCGAAGCGGCGAAAAAATCTGTATTAGATGCATTAGAAGTATTAAAAGCACAAGGTGCGACTGTAGAAGAGGTTTCACTTCCTCACTCTAAATACGCATTAGCTGCTTATTATATTCTTTCATCATCAGAAGCTTCTTCTAACCTTTCTCGTTTCGATGGTATTCGTTACGGTTACCGTTCAGAAAATGCGACAAACTTATTAGAGCTTTACAAACAATCTCGCGCTGAAGGTTTCGGCGATGAAGTGAAACGCCGTATTATGCTTGGTACTTATTCATTATCAGCAGGTACGTATGATGCGTATTACAAAAAAGCACAACAAGCACGTACATTAATCAAAGCAGATTACGACAAGGTTTTCGAAAACTACGATGTAATTGTTGGACCTACAGCGCCAACACCAGCGTTCGAAGTGGGTGCAAACATTGAAGATCCAATGACAATGTACGCAAATGATATTTTAACAATTCCTATTAACTTAGCAGGTGTACCAGCAATTTCTGTACCATGTGGATTTGAAAATGGTTTACCACTAGGTTTACAAATTATCGGTAAACACTTCGATGAAGAAACAATTTACCGTGTAGCTTATGCTTATGAGCAACAAACAGACTTCAACACACAAACTCCAGCATTATGGGAGGTAAAATAA
- the gatC gene encoding Asp-tRNA(Asn)/Glu-tRNA(Gln) amidotransferase subunit GatC, producing MAKISKEEVKHVAHLARLAITEEDAEKFAEQLGKITDFAEQLNELDTTNVEPTSHVLPLVNVMREDVAKEGLSIEKVMLNVKNQEAGQIKVPSIME from the coding sequence ATGGCAAAAATATCTAAAGAAGAAGTAAAACACGTAGCACACTTAGCTCGCCTTGCTATTACAGAAGAGGATGCAGAGAAATTTGCTGAACAACTTGGCAAAATTACAGACTTTGCAGAGCAGCTAAATGAATTAGATACAACTAACGTAGAACCAACATCACATGTTTTACCACTTGTAAACGTAATGCGTGAAGACGTAGCTAAAGAAGGCTTATCAATTGAAAAAGTAATGCTTAATGTAAAGAACCAAGAAGCTGGTCAAATTAAAGTACCATCAATCATGGAATAA
- a CDS encoding CamS family sex pheromone protein encodes MKKYRWLPAMVAALLLTACAPKITPETELTQESDSTEEVETTIIPNKQINDNYYKTLIPYKESASRGLVVSNIYTKYDMKEAELGLMRISQNKFDTENYFFQEGQYLSEDTLKNWLARPNQTKDEGPENQGLNPSSIDEATGQEMDPTIKATEAPVYLAHIVEQNYLTKTDNNKVKLSGISIGLALNSVYYYQKEKYGEFYEKKIPDNELEKEGKKIAQEVINRLRARSELADVPIVIALFKQEERNSIVPGTYFAYNSVDANQSALGDWEDVHEKYVKFPMSTPDDVTREMNTKFLNFKQDVDKYFSNFTSVFATGFYQDNEIQKLDIEIPIQFYGTAEITGFTQYLSGLMLTHLPQDLLITISITSVNGPEVLIKKEPNEKEPIIHIYE; translated from the coding sequence ATGAAAAAATACCGCTGGTTACCGGCGATGGTAGCAGCTTTGCTTCTTACTGCGTGTGCACCGAAGATTACACCAGAGACAGAGCTCACTCAGGAATCTGATTCAACAGAAGAAGTTGAGACAACCATTATCCCAAATAAGCAAATAAATGATAATTACTATAAAACATTGATCCCGTATAAAGAAAGTGCGAGCCGAGGATTAGTTGTTTCGAATATTTATACAAAATATGATATGAAAGAAGCCGAATTAGGTTTAATGCGCATTTCGCAAAATAAATTTGATACCGAAAATTACTTCTTTCAAGAGGGGCAATATTTATCCGAGGACACATTAAAAAATTGGCTAGCCCGTCCAAATCAAACAAAAGATGAAGGACCTGAAAATCAGGGACTAAATCCTTCGAGCATTGATGAGGCAACAGGGCAAGAGATGGACCCGACGATTAAAGCAACTGAAGCACCCGTGTACTTAGCCCATATAGTGGAGCAAAATTACTTAACAAAAACAGACAATAATAAAGTAAAGCTATCGGGTATTTCCATTGGTTTGGCATTAAATTCAGTTTATTACTATCAAAAAGAGAAATATGGAGAGTTTTATGAGAAAAAAATCCCGGATAATGAGTTAGAAAAAGAAGGGAAGAAAATCGCGCAGGAAGTCATAAATCGACTAAGAGCACGTTCAGAGTTAGCTGATGTACCGATCGTCATTGCGCTATTTAAGCAAGAAGAGCGTAATTCAATTGTTCCAGGTACTTATTTTGCATATAATTCAGTTGATGCTAACCAATCGGCTTTAGGGGATTGGGAAGATGTTCATGAGAAATATGTGAAATTCCCGATGTCCACACCCGATGATGTGACCCGTGAGATGAATACGAAATTCCTAAACTTTAAGCAAGATGTCGATAAATATTTCTCGAACTTCACAAGTGTATTTGCAACAGGTTTTTATCAAGATAATGAAATACAAAAACTCGATATCGAAATCCCAATCCAATTTTATGGGACAGCTGAAATTACAGGCTTCACACAATATTTATCAGGGTTAATGCTGACTCATTTACCGCAAGATTTATTAATTACGATCAGCATTACTTCAGTAAATGGACCAGAAGTATTAATTAAAAAAGAGCCGAATGAAAAAGAGCCAATTATTCATATTTATGAATAA
- the ligA gene encoding NAD-dependent DNA ligase LigA, translated as MHEIEQRIAELNQLLHEYGFAYYVQDKPLVADSVYDQLLHELIALEEANPQFIYSDSPTQRVGGAVVEGFQKVTHQTAMLSLSNAFNEGDLRDFDRKIRQAIGDAFSYVCELKIDGLAISLRYENGVFMQGATRGDGSVGEDITMNLKTIRAIPLRLKEPLTIEVRGEAYMPKKSFEKLNEMRREKEEEQFANPRNAAAGSLRQLDPKIAASRNLSTFIYSIGGDGEAYGIDGHGEMLDYLERLGFPSNKERQACATIEEVLAFIEKWTEARPNLPYEIDGIVIKVNSFAQQDELGFTAKSPRWAIAYKFPAEEVVTKLVDIELTVGRTGVITPTALLTPVLVAGTTVSRASLHNEDLIREKDIRINDTVIVRKAGDIIPQIVGVVLEQRPEDAIPYTMPTHCPACDEEVVRIESDVALRCINPLCPAQIAEGVKHFVSRNAMNIDGLGEKVVEQLLREGSIKDVADLYLLTVEMLIDLERMGQKSATNLIAAIEKSKVNSLEKLLFGLGIRHVGEKAAKILAQHFETIEPLMEATEEQLTAIHEIGDKMAESIVAYFANEQIQLLISRLKDVNVNMNYTGKKVVVEVGANPFAGKTIVLTGKLQQLTRNDAKAKIEQLGGIIAGSVSKKTDLVIVGEDAGSKLEKAQSLGIEIWDENRLIEQLQ; from the coding sequence ATGCATGAAATTGAACAAAGAATAGCTGAGCTCAATCAGCTTCTTCATGAGTATGGCTTTGCGTATTATGTACAAGACAAGCCTTTAGTGGCAGATAGTGTTTACGATCAGCTGTTGCACGAATTAATTGCACTAGAAGAAGCGAATCCACAATTCATTTATTCCGATTCTCCAACGCAACGTGTCGGTGGAGCGGTTGTTGAAGGCTTCCAAAAAGTAACGCATCAAACAGCGATGCTCAGTCTTTCGAATGCGTTTAATGAAGGGGATTTACGTGATTTTGACCGGAAAATACGCCAAGCAATTGGAGACGCTTTTTCATATGTATGTGAGCTTAAAATCGATGGTCTAGCCATTTCATTACGCTATGAAAACGGTGTATTTATGCAAGGCGCAACACGTGGTGACGGATCTGTTGGTGAGGATATTACGATGAACTTAAAGACGATTCGTGCCATTCCACTACGCTTAAAAGAACCATTAACGATTGAAGTACGTGGTGAAGCGTATATGCCAAAAAAATCATTTGAAAAGCTCAATGAAATGCGTCGTGAAAAAGAGGAAGAACAGTTTGCCAATCCACGTAATGCAGCAGCGGGTTCTCTTCGTCAGCTTGATCCGAAAATAGCAGCAAGTCGTAATTTATCAACGTTTATTTATTCGATTGGCGGCGATGGAGAGGCATATGGTATTGATGGTCATGGTGAAATGCTCGATTATTTAGAGCGTCTTGGTTTCCCATCGAATAAAGAAAGACAAGCCTGTGCAACAATTGAAGAGGTTTTAGCGTTTATAGAAAAGTGGACAGAAGCACGTCCTAATTTACCTTATGAAATTGATGGAATCGTTATTAAAGTGAATTCATTTGCACAACAGGATGAGCTTGGTTTTACAGCAAAGTCACCACGTTGGGCAATTGCGTATAAATTCCCTGCCGAAGAAGTGGTAACAAAGCTTGTAGATATCGAGCTGACAGTAGGGCGTACAGGCGTTATTACACCAACTGCGCTATTAACACCCGTTCTTGTTGCGGGAACAACAGTGAGTCGTGCATCCCTTCATAACGAGGATTTAATTCGTGAAAAGGATATTCGCATTAATGACACTGTAATTGTAAGAAAAGCAGGTGATATTATTCCGCAAATTGTTGGCGTCGTGCTTGAACAACGCCCAGAAGATGCGATTCCATATACGATGCCAACCCATTGTCCTGCATGTGATGAGGAAGTTGTTCGAATTGAAAGTGATGTCGCATTACGTTGTATTAATCCATTATGCCCTGCGCAAATTGCAGAAGGTGTGAAGCATTTTGTTTCACGTAACGCGATGAATATTGATGGCTTAGGTGAAAAAGTTGTCGAGCAGCTATTACGTGAAGGCTCTATTAAGGATGTGGCTGACCTTTATTTACTAACAGTTGAAATGCTGATTGACCTTGAGCGTATGGGGCAAAAATCAGCAACCAATTTAATCGCGGCAATTGAAAAATCTAAGGTGAATTCATTAGAGAAACTATTATTTGGTCTAGGCATTCGTCATGTGGGCGAAAAGGCAGCAAAAATTCTCGCACAGCATTTTGAAACGATTGAACCATTAATGGAAGCAACAGAAGAACAACTAACCGCTATCCATGAAATTGGTGACAAAATGGCTGAATCCATCGTTGCCTACTTTGCAAATGAACAAATTCAACTATTAATAAGTCGTCTAAAAGATGTCAATGTCAATATGAATTATACAGGTAAAAAAGTAGTCGTTGAGGTCGGTGCCAATCCATTTGCCGGAAAAACGATTGTTCTTACAGGGAAACTTCAACAATTGACACGTAATGATGCAAAGGCGAAAATAGAACAGTTAGGCGGTATTATTGCAGGAAGTGTAAGTAAGAAAACAGATCTTGTAATCGTTGGAGAAGATGCCGGCTCAAAGCTAGAAAAAGCACAAAGTCTAGGCATTGAAATTTGGGATGAAAACCGCCTAATAGAACAATTACAATAG